Proteins encoded by one window of Lactobacillus sp. ESL0684:
- a CDS encoding lysophospholipid acyltransferase family protein — MIIGDKREQVIQNIKQAANHEHFTAKTEIGDPVLSLNERTRLVSDFWQDQSSLKGKINNKIGHAIFNILVHTLTASTKFDGLENLKDIPTGGAIVTANHFNQIDEFAIKHLASKTHHQLAIVIEDTNLKLPGFLSYLMHYVGTIPLIRSTNYMGNEFPKHLHDALAKNNWVLIYPEQEMWWNYRKPRKLQRGAYYFAAKQNVPIISTFIEIQTINKKEKDHPNFYKTKYIVHVLPPIYPQPELSLKQNSQQMLEKDYQQKVAAYEKCYHKKLDYRFTPWDIAGWCNE, encoded by the coding sequence ATGATTATCGGCGACAAGCGCGAACAAGTAATTCAAAATATCAAGCAAGCAGCTAATCACGAACACTTTACCGCTAAAACTGAAATTGGAGATCCTGTTTTGTCTTTAAATGAGCGAACAAGATTAGTCAGTGATTTTTGGCAGGATCAAAGTAGCTTAAAAGGTAAGATAAATAACAAAATTGGCCATGCAATTTTTAATATTTTGGTACATACATTAACTGCTTCTACCAAATTCGATGGATTAGAAAACCTCAAAGATATCCCTACTGGCGGTGCAATTGTTACAGCTAATCACTTTAATCAAATTGACGAATTTGCCATTAAACACCTTGCAAGTAAAACTCACCATCAATTAGCAATTGTAATTGAAGATACCAATTTAAAATTGCCTGGTTTTTTAAGTTATTTAATGCACTATGTCGGAACTATTCCCCTAATTAGAAGCACTAACTATATGGGTAACGAATTTCCTAAACACTTGCATGATGCACTTGCCAAAAATAATTGGGTTTTAATTTACCCAGAGCAAGAAATGTGGTGGAACTATCGCAAACCACGCAAGTTACAGCGCGGCGCCTATTATTTTGCAGCTAAACAAAATGTTCCTATTATTTCAACTTTTATTGAAATTCAAACTATAAATAAGAAAGAAAAAGATCACCCTAACTTTTACAAAACCAAGTATATAGTCCATGTTTTGCCACCAATTTATCCGCAACCCGAGCTAAGTCTTAAACAAAATTCGCAGCAGATGCTTGAAAAAGACTACCAACAAAAGGTAGCAGCTTATGAGAAGTGTTATCATAAAAAACTAGACTATCGCTTTACACCATGGGACATCGCTGGTTGGTGTAATGAATAA
- a CDS encoding cytochrome b5 domain-containing protein, translating into MEKFTKESLAKFDGKNGNPAYVAIDGTVYDVTGNSHWTDGEHHGVEAGRDLTEAIAQSPHGKSVLGNLKEVGTYSED; encoded by the coding sequence ATGGAAAAATTCACAAAAGAATCTTTAGCAAAATTTGATGGTAAGAATGGTAACCCTGCATACGTTGCGATTGACGGTACTGTTTACGATGTAACTGGCAATTCTCATTGGACTGATGGTGAACATCACGGTGTTGAAGCTGGTCGTGACTTGACTGAGGCAATTGCTCAATCTCCTCACGGTAAGAGTGTATTAGGTAACTTAAAAGAAGTTGGCACATACAGCGAAGACTAA
- a CDS encoding SLAP domain-containing protein: protein MMMLGKIKDIKVSTLVVASLGLTGVAAGSTLMLNNQVVKAADTTNTATKTATADQGVEKELFHNAYIYDQNGQRTNDVALKTGTKVATYGTKIINGRKFYSLGQDLYLAAGNIDNKTWTVTHNSVIYNQYGEATSQGKLKGGTSIATYGDPVVMHGEEYYSIGNDQFVKKADLNDNAATPQRPGYIEGIVVNGNVKRDTYIYDQNGQRTNKLILSVGSMCYAAVSETINGQEFYEFGNGERIPADNIDGTKRGLTHNAYIYNRYGQRVGRQVVKAGQTLRTYGKPVTIKNKAYYTIDNNRYVKQANFN from the coding sequence ATGATGATGTTGGGAAAGATAAAAGATATTAAAGTTAGCACATTGGTAGTTGCTAGCTTAGGTTTAACTGGTGTTGCTGCAGGCAGCACACTAATGCTTAATAATCAAGTAGTTAAGGCAGCCGATACTACGAATACAGCCACTAAAACTGCGACTGCTGACCAAGGGGTCGAAAAAGAATTATTTCATAATGCTTATATTTATGATCAAAATGGTCAACGAACTAACGACGTTGCTTTGAAAACTGGTACTAAGGTTGCAACTTATGGCACTAAGATTATTAATGGACGTAAGTTTTATAGTTTAGGTCAAGATTTATATTTGGCTGCCGGTAATATTGATAATAAAACTTGGACTGTGACTCACAATTCTGTTATTTATAATCAATATGGTGAGGCTACTAGTCAGGGTAAACTTAAAGGTGGCACTAGTATTGCGACTTATGGTGATCCTGTAGTCATGCATGGCGAAGAATATTATAGTATTGGCAATGATCAATTTGTTAAAAAGGCAGATCTTAATGATAACGCTGCTACACCGCAGCGTCCTGGCTATATTGAGGGAATTGTAGTCAATGGCAATGTTAAGCGAGATACTTATATCTATGATCAAAATGGTCAGCGGACTAATAAATTAATTCTTAGTGTAGGGTCAATGTGTTATGCTGCTGTATCTGAAACGATTAATGGTCAAGAATTTTATGAATTCGGTAATGGTGAACGAATTCCGGCAGATAACATTGATGGCACTAAACGTGGGCTTACTCATAATGCTTATATTTATAATCGGTATGGTCAACGAGTTGGTCGGCAGGTTGTCAAGGCAGGTCAAACATTGCGTACATACGGCAAGCCGGTAACTATTAAAAATAAAGCTTACTATACAATTGATAATAATCGCTATGTTAAGCAAGCTAATTTTAACTAG